The proteins below are encoded in one region of Tamandua tetradactyla isolate mTamTet1 chromosome 9, mTamTet1.pri, whole genome shotgun sequence:
- the LOC143646000 gene encoding LOW QUALITY PROTEIN: olfactory receptor 4P4-like (The sequence of the model RefSeq protein was modified relative to this genomic sequence to represent the inferred CDS: inserted 1 base in 1 codon), with the protein MESHSNISEFILLGLSYNQDIQIFCFVLFLFCYVFILXGNTLILVSIRFSSLFHQPMYYFLSHFYSADIYYTSTVTLKLISDLLVFTKTISYSNCMLQVFTIHFFGNIEVLILTAMAFDCYIAICKPLCYMNIMNRTRCNLLILAAWTSRAVHSFPQLSMIIQLSFCGPNVIDYYFCDIFSLLKVACTDTYMTGVLVVVNSSMILLVVFVVLFVSYVIILFTLRNHSAEGIRKALSTCGSHITVVVLFFGPSIFGFLRPPKTYTEDKIFALFYTIIAPMFNFLIYILRNTEMKNAMRQVWCQMLLSKEAHN; encoded by the exons ATGGAAAGCCACAGTAACATCTCAGAATTCATTCTTTTGGGACTTTCTTATAACCAGGATATACAAATATTTTGCTTTGTGCTCTTTTTATTCTGCTATGTTTTCATTC GTGGGAACACCCTGATCCTTGTCTCCATTCGATTCAGCTCCCTTTTTCACCAGCCCATGTACTATTTCCTCAGCCATTTCTATTCAGCAGACATATACTATACCTCTACTGTCACACTCAAATTGATCAGTGACTTATTAGTGTTCACAAAAACCATCTCCTACAGTAACTGCATGTTACAAGTCTTTACCATTCACTTCTTTGGAAATATTGAGGTTTTAATTCTTACAGCCATGGCCTTTGATTGCTACATTGCCATCTGCAAACCTCTCTGCTACATGAATATCATGAACAGGACAAGATGCAACCTTCTCATCTTAGCTGCTTGGACCAGCAGGGCTGTCCATTCCTTTCCTCAATTATCTATGATAATCCAGCTGTCCTTCTGTGGTCCAAATGTAATCGACTACTACTTCTGTGATATTTTCTCACTGCTAAAAGTTGCCTGTACTGATACCTACATGACAGGTGTCCTTGTGGTTGTCAATTCAAGTATGATCCTCTTAGTAGTCTTTGTTGTCCTATTTGTTTCATATGTCATTATATTATTTACTTTAAGAAATCATTCAGCTGAGGGAATTCGCAAAGCCCTGTCTACTTGTGGGTCTCATATCACAGTGGTTGTTTTATTCTTTGGGCCTTCAATCTTTGGTTTCCTTAGACCACCTAAAACTTACACtgaagataaaatatttgcacTATTTTACACTATCATTGCTCCCATGTTCAATTTCCTAATCTATATTCTGAGAAATACAGAGATGAAAAATGCCATGAGACAAGTTTGGTGTCAAATGTTATTATCAAAGGAAGCACACAATTAA